The proteins below come from a single Campylobacter concisus genomic window:
- the dnaA gene encoding chromosomal replication initiator protein DnaA, with protein MIADEILENLSTQISPEEYQSYIKQLKFNEKASDDHIIVFTAPNELMAKFINTRYADKIAHLYEVRTGIKPNIEISSTKSSKVSKQNQINVKQIKTQSSILNPSYTFENFVCGASNQYAFLSAKAAAEKPGVLYNPLFIYGTTGLGKTHLLQSVGNHCLNKGKTVICVTSEQFMIDFTSHINNHSMPKFREKYRNCDVLLIDDVQFLGKTDKIQEEFFNTYNELLAKNGQIVMTSDRPPKTLKGFEDRMISRFDKAFMADITPPELDTKIAIIIKKCEFDKIDLNKEVINYIATNMGDNIREIEGAIINLNVFKTLMKEEITLDLAKSILKDLIKEKRENINFDTIVEIVSKELNIKQSDIKSKSRVTNIVEARRIIIYLAKMLTTNSMPQIANYFGMKDHSAVSHNIKKINELIQTNEIFSLKVTELKNKILTKG; from the coding sequence TTGATAGCAGACGAAATTTTAGAAAATCTTTCAACACAAATTTCACCTGAAGAATACCAAAGCTATATCAAGCAATTAAAATTTAACGAAAAGGCTTCAGACGATCATATTATAGTATTCACTGCACCAAATGAGTTAATGGCTAAATTTATAAATACAAGATATGCTGATAAAATCGCTCATCTATATGAAGTTAGAACAGGCATAAAACCAAATATAGAAATTTCATCTACTAAAAGTAGCAAGGTATCAAAACAAAATCAAATAAATGTTAAGCAGATAAAAACGCAAAGTAGCATTTTAAATCCAAGCTACACATTTGAAAATTTTGTCTGTGGAGCTTCAAATCAATACGCATTTTTAAGCGCAAAAGCAGCCGCTGAAAAACCTGGCGTACTTTATAATCCACTTTTTATATATGGAACGACGGGACTTGGCAAGACTCACTTACTCCAGTCAGTCGGAAATCACTGCCTAAATAAAGGAAAAACCGTTATTTGCGTAACTAGCGAACAATTTATGATAGATTTTACCAGTCACATAAATAACCACTCAATGCCAAAATTTCGTGAAAAATATAGAAACTGCGATGTTTTACTAATAGACGATGTGCAGTTTCTTGGTAAAACTGATAAAATCCAAGAGGAATTTTTCAACACATATAATGAACTTTTAGCAAAAAATGGTCAAATAGTTATGACTTCAGATCGACCTCCAAAGACACTAAAAGGCTTTGAGGATAGGATGATTTCAAGATTTGATAAGGCTTTTATGGCTGATATTACGCCGCCTGAACTTGATACAAAAATAGCCATCATCATCAAAAAATGCGAATTTGATAAAATCGATCTAAATAAAGAGGTCATAAACTACATAGCTACAAACATGGGGGATAATATCCGTGAGATCGAGGGAGCTATCATAAATTTAAACGTATTTAAAACTCTTATGAAAGAAGAGATCACACTCGATCTTGCAAAAAGTATATTAAAAGATTTGATCAAAGAAAAACGTGAAAATATAAATTTCGATACTATCGTTGAAATAGTTAGTAAAGAACTAAATATCAAACAAAGTGATATAAAAAGCAAATCAAGAGTTACAAATATCGTAGAAGCAAGACGAATCATCATATATCTTGCAAAGATGCTTACAACAAACTCAATGCCACAAATTGCAAACTATTTTGGTATGAAAGATCACAGTGCCGTTAGTCATAATATTAAAAAGATAAATGAGCTAATACAAACTAATGAAATTTTTAGTCTAAAAGTTACTGAATTAAAAAATAAAATTTTGACAAAAGGATAA
- the dnaN gene encoding DNA polymerase III subunit beta, with translation MKVLINKNMLESIVTNTNPYLEKRDLSAITSHIYISAKDGVLNIKATDHEIGLAYKLSNVKIVDEGYATANGKKLLDIIKSLKDEEVMLETVNNYLYIKQKNSKYKLPMYKFEDFPEFPTIEGKSKFDVDAVMLGRSLKKILPSIDSNNPKFELNGAFLDIKKDFINIVGTDTRRLSVFRFQTPTEKEFSLIIPKKAINEIQKLFFDKIEIYYDENILIAQSQNFEFFTKLINGKFPDYERVIPKEVRKRLQLSRDKMIEGIKTISMLSDTMKISFTKDNITFESVIEDNSEAKTTIDYQTGLELGDEFFIGIKNRYLLDFLSSIEDENFELGFNESSLAFVVNSKELTTVIMPINL, from the coding sequence ATGAAGGTTTTAATAAACAAAAATATGCTTGAAAGCATAGTAACAAATACAAATCCATATCTTGAAAAAAGAGATCTTAGTGCTATAACTTCTCACATTTATATCTCAGCAAAAGATGGTGTTTTAAACATAAAAGCAACTGATCATGAAATAGGTCTAGCATATAAGCTAAGTAACGTAAAAATCGTAGATGAAGGTTATGCAACTGCAAATGGTAAAAAACTACTTGACATTATAAAAAGTCTAAAAGACGAAGAAGTGATGTTAGAAACTGTAAACAACTATCTTTATATAAAACAAAAAAACTCAAAATACAAACTTCCAATGTATAAATTTGAAGATTTCCCAGAGTTTCCAACGATTGAGGGCAAATCAAAATTTGATGTTGACGCTGTTATGTTAGGAAGAAGTTTAAAGAAAATTTTACCAAGTATTGATAGCAATAACCCAAAATTTGAACTAAACGGAGCTTTTCTTGATATTAAAAAAGACTTTATAAACATCGTTGGTACTGATACAAGAAGACTTAGTGTATTTAGATTTCAAACACCAACTGAAAAAGAATTTTCACTAATAATCCCTAAAAAAGCTATCAATGAAATACAAAAATTATTTTTTGACAAGATAGAAATTTACTATGATGAAAATATCTTAATCGCTCAAAGCCAAAATTTTGAATTTTTCACAAAACTTATAAATGGTAAATTTCCAGATTACGAGCGTGTAATACCAAAAGAGGTAAGAAAAAGACTTCAGCTAAGTAGAGATAAGATGATAGAGGGTATAAAAACTATCTCAATGCTAAGTGATACAATGAAAATATCCTTTACGAAAGACAATATAACATTTGAAAGTGTTATAGAAGATAATTCTGAAGCAAAAACTACGATAGATTATCAAACTGGTTTAGAGCTTGGAGATGAATTTTTCATAGGTATAAAAAATAGATATTTACTTGACTTTTTAAGTAGTATCGAGGATGAAAATTTTGAGCTTGGATTTAATGAAAGCTCACTAGCATTTGTTGTAAATTCAAAAGAATTAACAACAGTAATAATGCCGATAAATTTATAA
- the gyrB gene encoding DNA topoisomerase (ATP-hydrolyzing) subunit B, with protein sequence MENNYGAENIKVLKGLEAVRKRPGMYIGDTNISGLHHMIYEVVDNSIDEAMAGYCDTIDVELTREGSAIISDNGRGIPVDMHPTEKISAATVVLTVLHAGGKFDKDTYKVSGGLHGVGVSVVNALSKKLVVNIKRDGKLHRQEFAKGIPQSDLEVIKTTNRTGTQVEFWPDDSIFEVTEFDDEILVKRFRELAYLNPKITINFKDQRNGRSESFHFEGGLESFVTDMNKANAVSKAVSFSGGEDDVLVDFALLYNDTYSENLLSFVNNIKTPDGGTHEAGFRAGLTRVITNYVQANAAAREKDTKITGEDIREGLIAVVSVKVPEPQFEGQTKGKLGSSYVKPIVQKMVFDVLTKYFEENPIEARAIMDKALMAARGREAAKKARDLTRKKESMSVGTLPGKLADCQSKDPVISELYLVEGDSAGGSAKQGRDRVFQAILPLKGKILNVEKARLDKILKSDEIKNMITALGCGIGDEFDAEKLRYHKIIIMTDADVDGSHIQTLLLTFFFRFLNKVVENGHIYLAQPPLYRYKKGKKEIYLKDEKALNEFLIETGIEGVDIEGIGSADLIDFLKIVAAYRSVLKELEKRFNVFSAIRYMIENPDIVSKSYNEIFEILKNFLKAEGHNILNHYVSEDEVRIYVQTESGLEELVVNENLFTNPLYEEALYISQKIKERGLDLHSDVIDVLDEVEKNAKKGAYIQRYKGLGEMNPEQLWETTMNPENRRLLKININDAISASDTFNLFMGDEVEPRRNYIQDHAKDVKHLDI encoded by the coding sequence ATGGAAAATAATTACGGCGCAGAAAATATTAAAGTACTAAAAGGGCTTGAGGCGGTCAGGAAGCGCCCGGGCATGTATATAGGTGATACTAACATAAGCGGTCTTCACCATATGATCTATGAAGTAGTTGATAACTCTATTGACGAAGCGATGGCCGGATACTGCGATACGATAGATGTTGAGCTTACACGTGAGGGCTCAGCGATCATCAGCGATAATGGCCGTGGTATCCCAGTGGATATGCACCCAACTGAAAAAATTTCGGCTGCGACTGTTGTTTTGACAGTGCTTCACGCTGGTGGTAAATTTGACAAGGACACTTATAAAGTATCTGGCGGTCTTCACGGCGTTGGTGTATCTGTTGTAAATGCTCTTTCTAAAAAGCTAGTCGTAAATATCAAACGTGATGGCAAACTTCACAGACAAGAATTTGCAAAAGGTATCCCGCAAAGCGATCTTGAAGTTATAAAAACTACAAACCGCACAGGCACACAAGTCGAGTTTTGGCCAGATGATAGCATATTTGAAGTGACTGAATTTGATGATGAAATTTTAGTAAAAAGATTTCGCGAGCTAGCATATCTAAACCCAAAGATAACTATAAATTTTAAAGATCAAAGAAATGGCAGAAGCGAGAGCTTTCATTTTGAGGGTGGACTTGAGAGCTTTGTAACTGATATGAACAAGGCAAATGCTGTCAGTAAAGCAGTATCATTTAGTGGCGGCGAAGATGACGTGCTTGTTGATTTTGCGCTGCTTTATAACGATACTTATAGTGAAAATTTATTAAGCTTTGTAAATAACATCAAAACTCCAGATGGTGGTACACACGAGGCTGGATTTAGAGCAGGCCTTACAAGAGTTATCACAAACTACGTTCAAGCAAACGCTGCTGCACGTGAAAAAGATACAAAGATAACTGGCGAAGATATCCGCGAGGGATTAATCGCAGTTGTAAGTGTAAAGGTGCCAGAGCCGCAGTTTGAAGGACAAACAAAGGGTAAACTAGGCTCAAGCTATGTAAAACCTATCGTTCAAAAGATGGTTTTTGATGTGCTTACAAAGTATTTTGAAGAAAATCCTATCGAAGCAAGAGCGATAATGGATAAAGCTCTAATGGCAGCTCGTGGTAGAGAAGCCGCTAAAAAAGCTAGGGATCTAACTCGCAAAAAAGAGAGCATGAGCGTAGGCACATTACCTGGCAAATTAGCTGACTGTCAAAGCAAAGATCCAGTAATTAGCGAGCTATATCTAGTGGAGGGCGACTCTGCGGGCGGTTCTGCAAAGCAAGGACGTGATAGGGTTTTTCAAGCGATATTGCCGCTTAAAGGTAAAATTCTAAACGTTGAAAAGGCAAGACTAGATAAAATTTTAAAGTCTGATGAGATAAAAAATATGATAACAGCGCTAGGGTGTGGCATCGGAGATGAATTTGACGCTGAGAAGCTTAGATATCATAAGATCATCATCATGACCGATGCCGACGTCGATGGTAGCCACATTCAGACGCTACTTTTAACTTTCTTCTTTAGATTTTTAAATAAAGTTGTAGAAAATGGCCACATCTACCTAGCTCAGCCGCCACTTTACCGATATAAAAAAGGTAAGAAAGAAATTTATCTAAAAGATGAAAAGGCGCTAAATGAATTTCTCATCGAAACTGGTATCGAAGGTGTTGATATAGAGGGTATAGGCAGTGCTGATTTGATTGATTTCTTAAAGATCGTTGCAGCTTATAGAAGCGTCTTAAAAGAGCTTGAAAAACGCTTTAACGTCTTTTCAGCGATCCGCTATATGATAGAAAATCCAGACATTGTCTCAAAAAGCTACAATGAAATTTTTGAAATTTTAAAGAATTTCTTAAAAGCTGAGGGTCACAATATACTAAACCACTACGTTAGCGAAGATGAGGTTAGAATTTATGTGCAAACTGAAAGCGGCCTAGAAGAGCTTGTAGTAAATGAAAATTTATTCACAAATCCACTTTACGAAGAGGCGCTTTACATCAGCCAAAAGATAAAAGAGCGCGGCCTAGACTTGCATAGTGACGTTATAGATGTGCTTGATGAAGTAGAGAAAAATGCGAAAAAAGGCGCATATATTCAGCGCTACAAAGGTCTTGGTGAGATGAACCCTGAGCAACTTTGGGAAACTACGATGAACCCTGAGAACAGAAGACTTTTAAAGATCAATATAAACGATGCTATAAGCGCCTCTGACACGTTTAATCTCTTCATGGGCGATGAGGTCGAGCCAAGAAGAAACTACATCCAAGACCACGCAAAAGACGTTAAACACTTAGATATTTAA
- the queF gene encoding preQ(1) synthase, translating to MSEELDMKYGEKILKEFDVESDLEVWENKQTRDYVIKITLPEFCCLCPRSGYPDFATIYLEYIPNKLVVELKAIKLYINSFMNRNISHEDSINEIYSVLEKKLEPKFMKIVGDFNPRGNVHTVIEISSDLVVKKPAEEKEFTPKSRERSFSDKPRERRSTSDRGSSRGSRDDKFKKDDKPRRSLNKEGFRKISYADDKKPKVVKKDK from the coding sequence ATGAGCGAAGAGCTAGATATGAAATATGGCGAAAAAATTTTGAAAGAATTTGACGTAGAGAGTGACCTTGAGGTCTGGGAAAATAAGCAAACAAGGGACTATGTCATAAAGATCACTCTGCCTGAGTTTTGCTGCCTTTGCCCTCGCTCTGGTTATCCTGACTTTGCGACGATATATCTTGAATACATCCCAAACAAGCTAGTTGTCGAGCTAAAAGCGATAAAGCTTTATATAAATAGCTTTATGAACCGAAACATCAGCCACGAAGATAGTATAAATGAAATTTACTCTGTTTTAGAAAAAAAACTTGAGCCAAAATTTATGAAGATAGTGGGTGACTTTAACCCACGTGGAAATGTTCATACAGTTATTGAGATCAGCTCTGATCTAGTGGTGAAAAAGCCAGCTGAAGAGAAAGAATTTACTCCAAAAAGTAGGGAGAGAAGTTTTAGTGATAAGCCACGTGAGAGACGAAGTACAAGTGATCGTGGCAGCAGCAGGGGCAGCAGAGATGATAAATTTAAAAAAGATGACAAGCCAAGAAGAAGCTTAAATAAAGAGGGCTTTAGAAAGATAAGCTATGCCGATGATAAAAAGCCAAAAGTAGTCAAAAAGGATAAATAA
- a CDS encoding HD domain-containing protein yields the protein MISAKLIEHIFKAASISRWNDYPKMTNLVELDKQAHKFIIAYFIAKQEQDADMNYIIEAGIFEFLSRVVVTDIRPDVFHHIQKTKKEQINSWVLSNLDSLISDIEDGEFLERFKSYFKSDKKHEKERLILKAASYLATRWEFSIVYQTSQFLSDIEELKAKVEEEMEDYYELIGVRKIAMNQKLARLVDLSGRLRFQKRWAQTPRIPETAVLGHMLVVAILSYFYSLKAKACKKRLENNFFCALFHDLPESLTRDIISPVKYGVKGLNEIISEYEMRLIDERILPFVPEKIKDEFSYILGIRKDGEKFIKDEFENRTYERKIICHEGTMENVNEDKFNPIDGKALKYCDKLSAYIEAGISISYGVKSKELTDGFNNMYKFFSEKPKIDGVDFLEICDDFNEHFGLERPPLR from the coding sequence ATGATAAGTGCTAAGCTTATAGAACATATCTTTAAAGCAGCATCTATATCACGTTGGAATGACTATCCAAAGATGACAAATTTAGTCGAGCTTGATAAGCAGGCTCATAAATTTATCATCGCTTATTTCATAGCAAAACAAGAGCAAGACGCCGATATGAACTATATCATTGAGGCTGGAATTTTTGAGTTTTTAAGTAGGGTCGTAGTCACAGACATACGTCCAGACGTCTTTCACCACATCCAAAAGACAAAAAAAGAGCAGATAAATAGCTGGGTTTTAAGTAATCTTGATAGCCTTATTTCAGATATTGAAGATGGCGAGTTTTTAGAGAGATTTAAAAGTTATTTTAAAAGTGACAAAAAGCATGAAAAAGAGCGTCTCATTCTAAAAGCAGCTAGCTATCTTGCCACTAGATGGGAATTTTCTATCGTCTATCAAACGAGCCAGTTTTTAAGCGATATAGAAGAGCTTAAAGCCAAGGTTGAAGAGGAGATGGAGGATTATTACGAGTTAATTGGCGTTAGAAAGATCGCTATGAATCAAAAATTAGCCCGCCTTGTTGATCTAAGTGGTAGGCTAAGGTTTCAAAAGCGCTGGGCACAAACGCCTCGTATCCCTGAAACTGCAGTCTTAGGACATATGTTAGTTGTTGCAATACTTAGCTATTTTTATTCACTAAAAGCAAAAGCTTGCAAAAAGCGTCTAGAAAATAACTTCTTTTGTGCGCTATTTCACGACCTACCAGAGAGCCTCACAAGAGATATCATAAGCCCTGTAAAATACGGCGTAAAAGGGCTAAATGAGATCATCAGCGAGTATGAGATGAGGCTTATTGATGAGAGGATTTTGCCATTTGTGCCTGAAAAGATCAAAGATGAGTTTAGCTACATCCTTGGCATCAGAAAAGATGGCGAGAAGTTTATAAAAGATGAGTTTGAAAATAGAACTTATGAGCGCAAGATCATCTGCCACGAAGGGACGATGGAGAACGTAAATGAGGATAAATTTAACCCAATCGATGGCAAAGCGCTAAAATACTGCGACAAGCTCTCAGCCTACATCGAAGCTGGAATTTCTATAAGCTACGGCGTCAAGTCAAAAGAGCTAACTGATGGCTTTAATAATATGTATAAATTTTTTAGCGAAAAACCTAAGATCGACGGAGTTGATTTTTTAGAAATTTGCGATGATTTTAATGAACACTTTGGTTTAGAAAGACCCCCTCTCAGATGA